CGGAGAAGAAGGGCACGACCGCCGCAGCGAAAGCCTATCTCGATTTCCTCTACACGCCCGAGGGGCAGGATCTGGCGGGCAAGCACTTCTATCGCCCCCGCGACCCGCAGGCTGCGGCCAAATATGCGGCCACTTTCCCGAAGATCGAACTCGTCACCATCGATCACTTCGGCGGTTGGCCAAAGGCGCAGCAGACTCACTTTGCCGATGGCGGCATCTTCGACCAGATTTACGCGAAATGATCCCGGCATGAAGTCGTGATGCCCCGCCGGGTGGGCAGCAGTTCCAGTTCTCTTATCGATTCAAGATTCATCCAAACCAAGTAGATACCATGAAAGCACGTCTCATCATCCCCTTCGCCCTGGCTGCCCTGTTTGCACTGCCGGGTTGCGGCGAGAAGAAGTCGGCTGGTGCCGGCGGCGTTCTGGAGCTCCAGAATGTTTCCTATGACCCGACCCGCGAATTCTATGAAGCGGTGAACAAGTCCTTCGTGAAGAAGTGGAAGGATGAAGGGAAGGGGGACATCAAGATCACCCAATCCCACGGCGGCTCTGGAAAGCAGGCCCGTGCCGTGATCGATGGCCAATCCGCTGACGTTGTCACCTTGGCTCTCGCCGGTGACATTGATGTGATCGCCCGCGAAGCGAAGCTCCTGCCCGCCGATTGGCAGGCGAAGCTGCCGGACAACAGTTCTCCGTACACCTCCACGATCGTCTTTGTCGTCCGCAAGGGCAATCCGAAGGGAATCAAGGATTGGGGTGACCTGATCAAGGATGGCACCCAGGTGATCACTCCGAATCCGAAGACCTCCGGTGGTGCCCGCTGGAACTATCTGGCCGCATGGGCATGGGCGGAGAAGCAATACGGTGGCGACCAAGAGAAGGTGCTCGAATACATCACGAAGCTCTTCAAGAACGTGCCGGTGCTTGATACCGGTGCCCGCGGCTCCACCACCACCTTTGCCCAGCGCGAGATTGGCGACGTGTTCCTTTCCTGGGAAAATGAAGCTTATCTCATCGAGAAGGAATTCCCCGGCAAGACCGACATCGTTTATCCCTCGCTGAGCATCCTGGCCGAGCCGCCAGTGGCCGTGGTGGAGAAGAATGTGGAGAAGCACGGCACCGCTGAAGCAGCGAAGGCCTATCTGGAGTTCCTCTACACGGATGAAGCCCAGACCCTCGCCGGTGAAAACTTCTACCGTCCGCGGAAGGCCGAGATCCTGGCGAAGTTCAGCAGCAAGCTGCCGACCATCCCGCTGGTGACCGTGGACAAGGACTTCGGTGGCTGGGCGAAGGCGCAGGCGACCCACTTCGACGACGGCGGCACCTTCGACAAGGCCTACGGCGCGAAGTAAAGTCACGAGTTCCGCTTCCCTAATGACTCCTGTTTGATCAGGCTAGCCGCATTCACTGATCCGAATGGCGAAGAAGCAACGCGTCCTTCCCGGCTATGGCCTGTCGATGGGGATTACCATCACTTGGCTCAGCCTCATCATCCTGATCCCTCTCGCCGCCTTGTTCATCAAGGCGGCGGGCTTGGGGCCAGCCCAGTGGTGGAGCATCCTCACCTCGCCGCGAGTGCTGGCGGCAGCCAAGCTGACCTTCGGGGCCAGCGCCGCGGCTGCCGGAGTCAGCGTGGTGTTAGGCTTGCTCGTCTCATGGGTGCTGGTGCGCTACCGGTTCCCGGGACGAGGGATTCTGGATGCCATCGTGGATCTTCCATTTGCCCTGCCGACGGCGGTGGCGGGCATCACCCTCACACAGATTTATGCGCCGACCGGTTGGATCGGGAAGTATCTGGCCGAGTGGGGGATCAAAGGCGCTTACTCG
This portion of the Luteolibacter luteus genome encodes:
- a CDS encoding sulfate ABC transporter substrate-binding protein — its product is MKARLIIPFALAALFALPGCGEKKSAGAGGVLELQNVSYDPTREFYEAVNKSFVKKWKDEGKGDIKITQSHGGSGKQARAVIDGQSADVVTLALAGDIDVIAREAKLLPADWQAKLPDNSSPYTSTIVFVVRKGNPKGIKDWGDLIKDGTQVITPNPKTSGGARWNYLAAWAWAEKQYGGDQEKVLEYITKLFKNVPVLDTGARGSTTTFAQREIGDVFLSWENEAYLIEKEFPGKTDIVYPSLSILAEPPVAVVEKNVEKHGTAEAAKAYLEFLYTDEAQTLAGENFYRPRKAEILAKFSSKLPTIPLVTVDKDFGGWAKAQATHFDDGGTFDKAYGAK
- the cysT gene encoding sulfate ABC transporter permease subunit CysT, giving the protein MAKKQRVLPGYGLSMGITITWLSLIILIPLAALFIKAAGLGPAQWWSILTSPRVLAAAKLTFGASAAAAGVSVVLGLLVSWVLVRYRFPGRGILDAIVDLPFALPTAVAGITLTQIYAPTGWIGKYLAEWGIKGAYSPFGVFIALTFIGFPFVVRTVQPVMEDLGPELEEASASLGANRWTTFRRVIFPLLVPALITGFTLAFARAIGEYGSVIFISGNLPMKTEILPLLIVAQLEQYKYEGAAVIAAGMLIVSFGLLFLINLLQRRLNWQSR